The Nitratidesulfovibrio sp. SRB-5 genome includes a window with the following:
- a CDS encoding sigma 54-interacting transcriptional regulator, producing the protein MTRTSGTRLLVVDDDATHRGMLQTLLADWGYRTECAGDGETAVTLCREAPFDLILMDLRMGVLSGIGALREIRAYNPAIPILIMTAYSNVESAVDAIRSGAYDYLTKPLDFEELRLTLERALDHAALRDENAALKTTLAASFDPAGIIGQSQSMHRLMDMMASIAPSEATVLVTGESGTGKELIARAIHANSQRRHGPYVTVNCAALTETLLESELFGHEKGAFTGAEKRREGRFQSADKGTIFLDEIGETSLPMQAKLLRAIQEREIQRVGSDQTLRVDVRIIAATNRDLRAEVEAGRFRQDLYYRLNVVTLHVPPLRERVEDIPLLAGHFLRRFTEKNGKRVKGFTPQAMDRLLKHDWPGNVRELENAAERAVVLLVGEYISERELPHAIAGEDGDATCAVPRFNGMTLEEIERAAILDAMDVSEGNKSEAARRLGITRKTLHAKLNRYADDEQ; encoded by the coding sequence ATGACCAGAACATCCGGCACGCGGCTGCTGGTGGTGGACGACGACGCCACGCACCGCGGCATGTTGCAGACCCTGCTGGCCGACTGGGGCTACCGCACCGAATGCGCCGGTGACGGCGAAACCGCCGTCACCCTGTGCAGGGAAGCCCCGTTCGACCTCATCCTGATGGACCTGCGCATGGGCGTGCTGTCCGGCATCGGCGCGCTGCGGGAAATAAGGGCCTACAACCCGGCCATCCCCATCCTGATAATGACGGCATATTCCAACGTGGAGTCCGCCGTGGACGCCATCAGGTCCGGGGCCTACGACTACCTGACCAAGCCGCTGGACTTCGAGGAACTGCGCCTGACGCTGGAACGCGCGCTGGACCACGCCGCCCTGCGCGACGAGAACGCCGCGCTCAAGACCACGCTGGCCGCATCGTTCGATCCGGCGGGCATCATCGGGCAAAGCCAGTCCATGCACCGGCTGATGGACATGATGGCCTCCATCGCGCCATCGGAAGCCACGGTGCTGGTCACGGGCGAGTCCGGCACCGGCAAGGAACTCATCGCGCGGGCCATCCACGCCAACAGCCAGCGGCGGCATGGCCCTTACGTGACGGTGAACTGCGCGGCCCTGACGGAAACGCTGCTGGAATCCGAGTTGTTCGGGCACGAGAAGGGCGCGTTCACCGGTGCGGAAAAACGGCGCGAGGGGCGCTTTCAGTCTGCGGACAAGGGGACCATCTTCCTCGACGAGATAGGCGAGACCTCGCTGCCCATGCAGGCCAAGCTGTTGCGCGCCATTCAGGAGCGCGAGATACAGCGCGTGGGCAGCGACCAGACGCTTCGGGTGGACGTGCGCATCATCGCCGCCACCAATCGCGACCTGAGGGCAGAGGTGGAAGCGGGGCGCTTCAGGCAGGACCTGTACTACCGGCTCAACGTGGTCACCCTGCACGTTCCGCCCCTGCGCGAACGGGTGGAGGACATCCCGCTGCTTGCGGGGCACTTCTTGCGCAGGTTCACCGAAAAGAACGGCAAACGGGTGAAGGGCTTCACGCCGCAGGCCATGGACAGGTTGCTCAAGCACGACTGGCCGGGCAACGTGCGCGAACTGGAGAATGCCGCGGAGCGTGCCGTGGTGCTGCTGGTGGGGGAATACATCAGCGAACGGGAACTGCCCCACGCCATCGCGGGGGAAGATGGGGACGCGACGTGCGCGGTGCCCCGGTTCAATGGCATGACGCTGGAGGAAATCGAGCGGGCGGCCATACTGGACGCCATGGACGTCTCGGAAGGCAACAAGAGCGAGGCCGCCCGGCGGCTGGGGATTACCCGCAAGACCCTGCATGCCAAGCTGAACCGCTACGCCGACGACGAACAGTGA
- a CDS encoding SHOCT domain-containing protein has protein sequence MSGYPHHFSGAFWHNLHVDSSLVVAGIALVALACLFVARSRRAADCRADRNDSMDILNRRLARGEITLEEYNTLKGAF, from the coding sequence ATGTCCGGATACCCGCACCATTTTTCTGGGGCCTTCTGGCACAACCTGCACGTTGATTCGTCGCTTGTCGTGGCGGGCATCGCGCTGGTGGCCCTGGCATGCCTTTTCGTGGCCAGAAGCCGCCGTGCCGCAGACTGCCGGGCGGATCGGAACGATTCCATGGACATCCTGAACCGTCGGCTGGCGCGTGGGGAAATAACCCTGGAGGAATACAACACCTTGAAGGGCGCCTTTTAA
- a CDS encoding ATP-binding protein: MVLNPDMPDRKGAASRLSPWLVVGMAMILALAVVVLAVRNTQRERRHMSQNLMDRAEALIWALEAGTRIWMGKSGGGQHLQALLAETARQPGIAYMAVVDGRGVIIAHSNRDSIGQPLHAAEDGGIPATTQERQWRTIETPSGKVFEVYKVFSPSLPLLHDAGHAPGSSCTDGGGSSPPTPSGYGESGAERHDIFVGLAVAPFEEALTEDLRNAAMFALLVVTLGFGGFISLFWAQNYRLSRRLLRDTRAFATEVVTQLPVGLLVTDGDDAITMANASVAAMLGQKQERLEGSPLGGRWGVDWRGACDDLAAGKPVMERECELVAEDGRVVPASLSASRIVNEDGEFLGHLFILRNLEEVKRLQDQLRRNERLSALGNLAAGVAHEIRNPLSSIKGFATYLAGRLQDDGKGRDAARLVVQEVDRLNRVVCELLEFARPGVPDLREVHVDTVIERSVRLAATDAAARGVDLRCEPGPALPLAFLDAERFTQALLNLLLNAVEATPPGGSVEVRAAARSEKGPEKGPEKRAERGPGGKPDAGPRAWLDVQVADTGRGMSPDVLKEIFNPYFTTKPSGTGLGLAIVHGVVEAHGGSIKVESQPDRGTTVTISLPLRRPA, encoded by the coding sequence ATGGTATTGAACCCCGACATGCCCGACCGCAAGGGCGCGGCATCTCGCCTTTCGCCGTGGCTGGTGGTGGGCATGGCCATGATTCTGGCGCTGGCCGTGGTGGTCCTTGCGGTGCGCAACACCCAGCGTGAGCGACGGCACATGTCGCAGAATCTCATGGACCGGGCGGAAGCGCTGATCTGGGCGCTGGAGGCGGGCACGCGGATCTGGATGGGCAAGAGCGGGGGCGGGCAGCATTTGCAGGCCCTGCTGGCGGAAACCGCCAGGCAGCCGGGCATCGCCTACATGGCCGTGGTGGACGGGCGCGGCGTCATCATCGCCCACAGCAACAGGGACAGCATAGGGCAGCCCCTGCACGCGGCGGAGGACGGCGGCATTCCCGCAACCACGCAGGAGAGGCAGTGGCGCACCATTGAAACCCCTTCCGGCAAGGTTTTCGAGGTGTACAAGGTGTTCTCGCCGTCCCTGCCGCTGCTGCATGATGCCGGGCACGCCCCCGGCTCCAGTTGCACGGACGGTGGCGGGTCTTCTCCGCCAACCCCTTCGGGATATGGCGAAAGTGGGGCGGAACGGCACGACATCTTCGTGGGGCTTGCCGTGGCGCCGTTCGAGGAGGCGCTGACGGAAGACCTGCGCAATGCGGCCATGTTCGCCCTGCTGGTGGTCACGCTTGGCTTCGGGGGATTCATCTCGCTGTTCTGGGCGCAGAACTACCGGCTGTCGCGCAGGCTGCTGCGGGATACGCGGGCGTTCGCGACGGAGGTTGTCACCCAGCTTCCCGTGGGTCTGCTGGTCACTGACGGGGATGACGCCATCACCATGGCCAACGCCTCGGTGGCGGCCATGCTGGGGCAGAAGCAGGAGCGGCTGGAAGGTTCCCCCCTGGGCGGCAGGTGGGGCGTGGACTGGCGTGGGGCCTGCGACGACCTTGCCGCGGGAAAGCCCGTCATGGAGCGGGAATGCGAACTGGTGGCGGAGGACGGAAGGGTGGTCCCCGCAAGCCTCAGCGCCTCGCGCATCGTCAATGAAGACGGCGAATTCCTGGGCCACCTGTTCATCCTGCGCAACCTGGAGGAAGTGAAGCGCCTGCAAGACCAGTTGCGGCGCAACGAACGGCTGTCCGCGCTGGGCAACCTGGCTGCGGGCGTGGCCCACGAGATCCGCAACCCCCTCAGTTCCATCAAGGGCTTCGCCACCTATCTCGCGGGGCGGCTTCAGGACGACGGCAAGGGCAGGGATGCGGCCCGGCTCGTCGTGCAGGAGGTGGACCGGCTGAACCGCGTGGTCTGCGAACTGCTGGAGTTCGCCCGTCCCGGCGTGCCGGACCTGCGTGAGGTGCACGTGGACACGGTCATCGAGCGGTCCGTGCGACTGGCCGCAACCGATGCGGCGGCACGGGGCGTGGATTTGCGCTGCGAGCCGGGCCCCGCGCTGCCTTTGGCCTTCCTGGATGCGGAGCGGTTCACCCAGGCCCTGCTGAACCTGTTGCTGAACGCGGTGGAGGCCACGCCGCCGGGCGGAAGCGTGGAGGTGCGCGCCGCCGCCCGGTCGGAAAAAGGGCCGGAAAAAGGGCCGGAAAAAAGGGCGGAGAGGGGGCCGGGCGGCAAGCCGGATGCAGGGCCCCGCGCATGGCTGGACGTTCAGGTGGCCGACACCGGACGGGGCATGTCGCCAGACGTGCTGAAGGAGATATTCAACCCCTATTTCACCACCAAGCCCTCCGGAACGGGATTGGGGCTGGCCATCGTGCACGGGGTGGTGGAAGCGCACGGCGGGTCCATAAAGGTCGAGAGCCAGCCGGACAGGGGAACCACCGTGACCATATCGCTGCCGCTGCGGCGGCCTGCATGA